A region of Ictidomys tridecemlineatus isolate mIctTri1 chromosome 4, mIctTri1.hap1, whole genome shotgun sequence DNA encodes the following proteins:
- the Slc17a6 gene encoding vesicular glutamate transporter 2, with translation MESVKQRILAPGKEELKNFAGKSLGQIYRVLEKKQETGETIELTEDGKPLEVPEKKAPLCDCTCFGLPRRYIIAIMSGLGFCISFGIRCNLGVAIVDMVNNSTIHRGGKVIKEKAKFNWDPETVGMIHGSFFWGYIITQIPGGYIASRLAANRVFGAAILLTSTLNMLIPSAARVHYGCVIFVRILQGLVEGVTYPACHGIWSKWAPPLERSRLATTSFCGSYAGAVIAMPLAGILVQYTGWSSVFYVYGSFGMVWYMFWLLVSYESPAKHPTITDEERRYIEESIGESANLLGAMEKFKTPWRKFFTSMPVYAIIVANFCRSWTFYLLLISQPAYFEEVFGFEISKVGMLSAVPHLVMTIIVPIGGQIADFLRSRQILSTTTVRKIMNCGGFGMEATLLLVVGYSHTRGVAISFLVLAVGFSGFAISGFNVNHLDIAPRYASILMGISNGVGTLSGMVCPIIVGAMTKNKSREEWQYVFLIAALVHYGGVIFYAIFASGEKQPWADPEETSEEKCGFIHEDELDEETGDITQNYINYGTTKSYGATTQANGGWPNGWEKKEEFVQEEGQNSYTYKDRDDYS, from the exons ATGGAGTCCGTAAAACAAAGGATTTTGGCCCCAGGAAAAGAGGAACTAAAGAATTTTGCTGGAAAATCCCTTGGCCAGATCTACAG GGTGCTGGAGAAGAAACAGGAGACCGGGGAGACCATCGAGCTGACCGAGGATGGGAAGCCTCTGGAGGTGCCTGAGAAGAAGGCGCCGCTGTGCGACTGCACGTGCTTTGGCCTGCCGCGCCGCTACATCATCGCGATCATGAGCGGCCTGGGCTTCTGCATCTCCTTTGGCATTCGCTGCAACTTGGGCGTGGCCATTGTGGACATGGTCAACAACAGCACCATCCACCGCGGGGGCAAAGTCATCAAGGAG AAAGCCAAATTCAACTGGGACCCAGAAACCGTGGGAATGATCCATGGTTCCTTCTTTTGGGGCTACATTATCACCCAGATTCCGGGCGGATACATCGCGTCTCGGCTGGCAGCCAACAG gGTTTTTGGAGCTGCCATACTTCTTACCTCTACCCTAAATATGCTAATCCCATCAGCTGCCAGAGTGCATTATGGATGTGTTATCTTTGTTAGAATATTGCAGGGACTTGTTGAG GGTGTCACCTATCCGGCATGTCATGGGATATGGAGCAAATGGGCCCCTCCTCTGGAGAGAAGTAGGCTGGCCACCACCTCCTTTTGTG gTTCTTATGCTGGGGCTGTAATTGCAATGCCTTTAGCTGGTATTCTTGTACAGTACACTGGCTGGTCTTCAGTATTTTATGTCTATG GAAGCTTTGGGATGGTCTGGTACATGTTTTGGCTTTTGGTGTCTTACGAGAGCCCTGCAAAGCATCCTACCATTACAGATGAAGAACGTAGGTACATAGAAGAAAGCATTGGAGAGAGTGCAAATCTTTTAGGTGCAATGGAA aaaTTCAAGACTCCATGGAGGAAATTCTTTACATCTATGCCAGTCTATGCAATAATTGTTGCAAACTTCTGCAGAAGCTggactttttatttattgcttattaGTCAGCCAGCATATTTTGAAGAAGTCTTTGGATTTGAAATTAGCAAG GTTGGTATGCTCTCTGCTGTGCCACACTTAGTCATGACAATCATTGTGCCTATTGGAGGACAAATTGCAGATTTTCTAAGAAGCAGGCAAATTCTTTCAACAACTACAGTGAGAAAGATCATGAACTGTGGTG GTTTTGGCATGGAAGCCACATTGCTTCTGGTTGTTGGCTATTCTCATACTAGAGGTGTAGCGATCTCATTCTTGGTGCTTGCAGTGGGGTTTAGCGGATTTGCTATATCTG GCTTCAACGTCAACCACTTGGATATTGCTCCAAGATATGCCAGCATCTTAATGGGCATTTCGAATGGTGTTGGCACATTGTCAGGAATGGTTTGCCCTATCATTGTTGGTGCAATGACCAAGAATAAG TCACGTGAAGAGTGGCAGTATGTCTTCCTGATCGCTGCACTTGTCCACTATGGCGGAGTtatattttatgcaatatttGCCTCAGGAGAGAAGCAACCCTGGGCAGACCCTGAAGAAACAAGTGAAGAAAAATGTGGATTTATCCATGAAGATGAACTTGATGAGGAAACAGGGGACATTACTCAGAATTATATAAATTATGGTACCACCAAGTCTTATGGTGCCACAACACAGGCCAATGGAGGTTGGCCTAATGGttgggaaaagaaagaggaattcGTACAAGAAGAAGGACAAAACTCATATACCTATAAAGACCGAGATGATTATTCATAA